A single genomic interval of Juglans regia cultivar Chandler chromosome 1, Walnut 2.0, whole genome shotgun sequence harbors:
- the LOC108989060 gene encoding desmethylxanthohumol 6'-O-methyltransferase-like: MELTTMEAMIQSQAKLWGHIFTFTDSMALRCALELGIVDIIHSHGGPITLSQIAAGIDSPSLNIDNLARVMRLLVRKDIFTTHHQPSDSGEITLYGLTAHTSRWLIQGSEFSLVPFILMQTHPGLMTSWFSLSQCVEEGGTAFSKVHGCEVIDFAHNNPEFNKMFNDAMACTAKLVAEPILWGYRDGFGSINGSLVDVGGGTGEMVAKIVKAHPHIKAINFDLPHVITTAPMHKGVSHVEGNMFEAIPNADAILLKRVLHGFSDEDCIKILKNSVKAIPKKTGKIIIVEHVLDPNGNGPFDETGLAFDLIMMTVAPSGKERTALDWKKLLEEGGFPHHKIIKIPAFLSIIEAHPA; the protein is encoded by the exons ATGGAACTCACAACTATGGAGGCAATGATACAAAGCCAAGCAAAGCTTTGGGGACACATATTTACCTTTACGGACTCCATGGCACTGAGATGTGCCTTGGAGCTCGGCATTGTTGACATCATACACTCCCATGGTGGCCCAATCACTCTATCCCAAATAGCTGCTGGTATAGACTCTCCCTCTCTAAACATCGACAACCTCGCACGCGTCATGAGATTGCTAGTGCGCAAAGATATCTTCACCACTCATCATCAGCCATCAGACTCTGGGGAGATCACTCTCTATGGGTTGACAGCTCACACGTCAAGATGGCTCATACAAGGTTCTGAATTTAGCCTGGTTCCATTCATATTGATGCAAACCCATCCAGGGCTAATGACTTCATGGTTTTCCCTTAGCCAATGTGTCGAGGAAGGTGGCACTGCTTTCAGCAAGGTCCATGGTTGTGAGGTCATAGACTTTGCCCACAACAACCCTGAATTCAATAAAATGTTCAACGATGCAATGGCTTGCACGGCCAAGCTCGTTGCAGAGCCCATCTTATGGGGATACAGAGATGGGTTCGGTTCCATTAATGGCTCGTTGGTGGATGTGGGAGGTGGGACTGGCGAGATGGTGGCTAAGATTGTGAAAGCTCATCCACACATCAAAGCAATCAACTTCGATCTGCCTCATGTTATCACAACGGCACCAATGCACAAAGGGGTCTCCCATGTTGAGGGTAACATGTTTGAGGCCATTCCTAATGCTGATGCAATTCTATTAAAG AGAGTACTGCACGGTTTTAGCGACGAAGATTGCATCAAGATCTTAAAAAACAGTGTAAAGGCAATACCAAAGAAGACTGGGAAGATTATTATTGTGGAACATGTTCTGGATCCCAACGGAAATGGACCATTTGATGAGACAGGCTTAGCATTCGATTTGATAATGATGACAGTAGCCCCGAGTGGAAAGGAGAGGACAGCGCTGGATTGGAAGAAATTGCTCGAAGAAGGAGGCTTTCCCCACCACAAGATCATCAAGATTCCTGCTTTTCTATCTATTATAGAGGCCCACCCAGCATGA